From a single Cydia amplana chromosome 22, ilCydAmpl1.1, whole genome shotgun sequence genomic region:
- the LOC134658464 gene encoding protein lethal(2)essential for life-like, with product MSLLPFLFDYELERPRRLMDQHFGLALTPDDILSATVGPLVSREYYRPWRQLATAARDLGSSIKADKDKFQINLDVQHFSPEDISVKTTDGYIVIEGKHEEKKDQHGYISRQFKRRYALPEGCTPETVESRLSSDGVLSVTAPRVVPPEIQGERKVPIAQTGPVRKELKENANGDNTNK from the coding sequence ATGTCTCTGCTTCCGTTCCTGTTTGATTACGAGCTCGAGCGTCCCCGCCGGTTGATGGACCAGCATTTCGGCTTGGCGTTGACTCCGGACGACATCCTAAGCGCTACCGTTGGACCCTTGGTGAGCCGGGAGTACTACCGCCCGTGGCGTCAGCTAGCTACCGCTGCTCGCGATCTCGGCTCGAGCATCAAGGCCGACAAGGACAAGTTCCAGATTAACTTGGACGTGCAACATTTTTCGCCGGAGGACATTTCTGTGAAGACCACAGACGGTTACATAGTGATTGAAGGCAAGCACGAAGAGAAAAAAGATCAGCATGGTTACATCTCGCGTCAGTTTAAGCGTCGCTACGCGTTGCCTGAAGGCTGTACGCCCGAGACGGTGGAGTCACGCCTTTCGTCCGATGGTGTGCTATCGGTGACTGCTCCGAGAGTCGTGCCTCCAGAGATCCAGGGTGAACGCAAGGTACCGATCGCGCAAACCGGCCCCGTTCGCAAGGAACTG